The sequence TAATCCCTTCTTCTCCACCTAAAAACAAAAACTATTATTTGTACACTTGaataaatattttacttttaCATACACTTAATTTAAATGTAATTCTTATGTacttttaattctatcatatttttcattctttaATTTAATAAGCGTACAAATTAAACCCCAATTTTAATATACATCTATGATCTATCGAATCTATTTGAGCCGTTGCTATCTGTGTGAATTATGATTGGCCAAAGTTAGGACATAAGAAATCAATGTATTGACCCACAGTCTACATAAGGTTAAATTCAAATAGCTGTCTACAAAGAATCACTAAAAGAAGCAACAGCCACAACCATGAGTTTCTTTAGTGCATTAGATCCATCAAAGACTTCAACATGATGAAGCTATTTTATTATAATGATGATGATCATGGCAAATTAGACAAGTATGTATTTTCCAAGTTCCAAACCTCCAATCATTTTAATCTCATGTCATGTTAATTCCACAGTATTCCTTTCTTGCATAACTTCTAGCAGTAATACTCTTTGTTGACAACTACACCTGAATAATTCAATGCTAACATAGTAATAGTAGACTAATACTCTTTGTTGACAACTACACATAAATAATTCAATACTAACATAGTAGTAGTAGTAGACTACTAGTAGTTCTTTACTTTATAACTAAGGTAAATGAGGAAAAATGATCTCTTCTCAATTCTAACTGAGGTGTCTTTGGAAACAATGATTTAGTACAGAGAGCTAAAcagttttaattcataatttaactcaaattctgatttCAAACTAAACACTATGAATTAGAACTAGGATATCAAAATGTGCAAATTGAAAATTAATCACATTCGGCGGAATAATTCACCAGAACTGTACTCTTCCATGGTTAAAATCATTCCTATAACCATATGAACAGAAAACTATCATATTTGATAATCCCTAAATCCAAATCAACCTAATATTTAATACAGAATAAAGCAAGAACATTTAAACTAGTTTTCAGTTTCACCAATATTGTCAACTTTCCTAATCCAAACCATCTTCTCACCTCTTTTGCCCCTTTCAAAATCCCTGTTGCCATAGCCATAGTCATTACCATGACCGCTTCTATAACCCTTTCTGTTAATGTAACCATAAATGCTACCACCATAAGAACTAGGTTGAGCGTAATTGAGACCATCACCCATTCTTCTAAACTCTAAACCCCTAAATCTCTGCTCAACCTCCTCCATCggcacaccaccaccaccaccagcactcTCCTCGTTGGATTGGCTTTCCATGATTTTGGCTTTCTCCTCTTCAGCATTACTTACTTCCTCCCTCTGTTTCTTTCCATTCTCTCCTCccatttctgttttctttttcaCAATCAGAGATTTTGGCTTTGTGGCATTCATCTTCGATTCACCGTCTCCTATTCCTACGTCATGGCATTGTTTCTCAGCATTGGTTCCAAAATCGGCACGAATTTTTCCGCGATTCAAGCGACCATTGCGATCGTGTTTTCCGACAAAAGACCTAGAAGCTGTTCCACGGCGTTGCTCTTGTTTCACTTCCTCATCCTCATCctgtttctctttctctttcttctcttcggtTTTGATTCCACCTTCATAAACATTAGGTTTTGGCTTCGCTTCCTTGTTCTTCTTCGGTTCGTAGTTGCCTTTACTTTTCGCATCGGCGCCTCTAATTCCTGTATCAGCTTCATTGCGTTGTTTCTCGGCATTAGTTCCCGAGTCACCACGAACTTTCCAATGATTCGCCCGATTGAAGTGACTTTGTTTTCTGGCAAAAACCCTAACAGCGGCTCCATGGCGGTGTTGCTGGTAAAAATATTCCGGGCGCGATCCCTGTTTCActtcctctttctccttctctTCATTCTCTTCGAATTTTGTTCCTCTTTCTTCAACCCTAGCTTGTTTCGTCTTCGATTTCACTTTCTCCTTCCATTGCATgctaccttctccttctagaCTGACGTCTCCGTCTCTGTCTCTGTCTATGCCTTCTGAATCATCACGATTTTTCTGTTGATTACGGTTATTTGGATTCTCTTTCCCAGCGAAAGACCTAGAAGCGGTTGCATGCCTTTGGTGAGACTCTCCCTGTAACTGTTCAAGTCCAATTTTGTCTTCGTGTTGCTGttcatgtggtggtggttgttgttgttgctgcttttGTTGTTGGAGCCAGGATTGTTGCAGCTGAGCCAGAGTGACGTAGTTGGCAGGAAGAGAAGGACGTCTCTTCTTTTCCTCCATTTTTTTTGTGTGCTTTAACAGCAGGTTTGAAAATTGAGTTGAATCTGAAGTTGCATTTGTGTTTGTGTATTAGTGTGTGTGTTTTTTCTTCCTCACTATTGAAAAGGAGGAACTGAAAGATGCCTTCCTTGTAAGTAAAACTTCTAGGAATgggttaaaaagaaaataaaaaattcttcacaTCCCTTGAAATTTGTTAAAATTACACTTACACTTGTTCCTTCTTGGCCTGGATTCTTGATTTTCACAATGGTTTCGAATAAATAAAGTCACTgttaaatttattatttgagaaAATGTGTATAAAAATACAAATTGTAAaatatttaatgtatttattatatgtttcttttaaaaaaatttacttaATAATAACCTTAAATAGAAGTGTGTAGATTGAATTggattattcataattttataaattaaagacGTTAATTTATTCAATgttttagaaaatataaaaaatttagtcaaataatGCTTTTAAAATATATACTTAGACCTTAAAACATATATTAGTAGGATATTTCTAATACATTAAatgtataaaaaaatttaataatcatTTGAAATACTAAGGAATGCAATGCTATTAGTAAGATTCATAACAAACTACATTTATATTATCATAACTTgatgaaaattagatttgacatTAAACCAATTTGGTATTAGTATAACAATTGAACCGGTTTAATATGAATTCAATTAAAGTATTAATAAAATCCATCAAAATTTTATTGACAAGTTGTCATTCACAATAATATTTGTTATTACTTATTAAGATTTCAAGAAgattaaattgcaaaagaaaaaggtaAAATCTTAGGAGGCATTGAACATTGAAATTTGTTTATGTTTTTTAAATCTCAACAATATCATTCACATTCAGCATTGTAAAACCAATGTTAAAAAGAGAGAATATTTGATATCTGTTACCAAGACCATGCCAATTGTTATGCATATTAGGCTATGATAATTGATTAGAGAGCATAGTTTACTCTTTAACTAATGTTTAAGGAAATGCAATTGTGTTTATAAAGATGCAAATGGTCAATTGAGAACAACAACAGATACTTCTATAATGATTAACTAGGAGGGGTCTAGGATCTGCTTTTATggtgtttctattttttttttatttgcttgTCATTCTAATGTTGCTGCATTTTTATAGCAACGGCTATGGAAATTTGGCTAAAAGCTTTATTCATAATAATACATGTTTCATTTGTTCATACATAATACATGTCCATTTATTCATACATAATACATGTTTAtatattctttaatttttttcaaaatattttatggTATACAAATAAATTCTCCTACTATGTGATTTGTAGACACAAACTTTACCACTCTTGACTCTAGCATGATTGTCATACTAATGTTGCAGCATTTTTATAGCAACGGCGGTGAAATTTTGGCTAAAAGCTTTATTCATACATAATACCTGTTTCCTTTGTTCATACATAATACATGTTCATTTATTCATACATATACATGTTCAtatattctttaattttttttctaaatattttatggtatacaattttctttttgaaaatattaatgataatgagcttaaaaaatattttaagagaAGCAAGGGTATTTTTGaacaattaaataatataataataaaaattttaatgatCCTCTAATATTCAtcaaaatataatatattatccaaaatgaaagataaaaaaaaaatccaatacaAAGAATCTAGGCTGTGGAAAAGTGCATGCAGAAAATGCTTATAGCCATCAGTCCTTGGAAGAAAACATTATGTTCCCAATCGAATGAATTTAGGTTTGCATGCATTCAAAATTTTAGCTGAAATTTGATGACAATGCAGCTGAAGTATTTTTGTTGGGGTTCCAGCATTACATTTTGACTCTTGGCATGAGTGTCCTGATTCCAACCATAATTGTTCCTCAAATGGGTGGAGGAGATGTAATCACTTTCTCAATCTTTCTTTGATTCATTCTTTTGTTTCTAAACTCACTGAAATTTAATGATACTAAGTTCTTTGATCTAATGTAGGCTGAGAAGGTGAGGGTGATTCAGACCCTTCTCTTTGTTGCAGGGCTAAGCACCATTCTTCAATCTTTGTTTGGAACCAGATTGCCAACAGTTATTGCTGGTTCATACAGTTACATAATACCAGTCATTTCAATAGTTCaagctaaaagatatgatttatatACAGATCCTTATGAGGTTAatgtcatttttctttctttagaTGCTACCCATTgtgctgattttttttttgaaaataaaagctCAACACAGTAGAGTGGAACAAACATAAAAGATATCTAAAACAGACAAGCAAATCTAGAAAGTAACACAAAATAAAGTACTCCCCCTGTTATCTCCGATCTAGCCATCAACAACATGAAGAGAGTGCACTCTTCCATTCGTCGCAGTTAAACATGGACATACTGATTATTTCCTCAACACCTCTATTTTTATTCTGAAATATCCTCCTATTCCTTTCCATCCAAATATTCTAAATGATCGCAGAAAAGCACTTTAACCGCTGCTTTTGGTCCTCCTTCCTACACGGCTCTTCTGTCCAACTTAGAAAATGGTCCTTCATAACTCGCGAAAGAGATATTTGACTCCGCCGGCAACCTAGAAGTCTGAAAGAATCCCATTACCGCTGTTGTGAAGTCAGACCCAATCTCTTTCCAACATCTCTTTATGAAATTCATATTGTATCCATCACAACCTGGCACCTTAGAAGACTCACAATCCCATACCGCCTCTCTAATCTCTTCAGTCGAAGGCAATGTCTCCAAGGTTATGGAGTCGACCTCCTCTATCCCCTCCACCAGACTAGGGCTgcacgcggatcggatcggatcggatatggccaaaatttcgatccgatccgcactaaaatcatcggatcggatcggatccaatatccgcagtttttaaggttggatcctaataaattaaaataatacaatatatatgataattattagttgaaataaaacataaaaagaatatttattaattaatttatttatttttgcagatacgcggatatgcggataccaacgcaaaatccgcaatccgatccgattagtgtGCGGATCCGATCCAAaagccttgcggatcggatccatatccgcaattttcggatcggattcggataaataccgcggatatgcggatcggatccgatccatgaacacccctacacCAGACCATCTCTGAATCCCAACACCGGAGAATCTTCCTGATGATAAAGCTCTTTGTAAAACTCTCTAATAGCTATTTTAATTCTAGCTTGGTTCCTTACCAATCTACCATTAATGACCAAAGAATCAATCCTGTTATTTTTTCTCCTTGCCGACGCCATACTGTAGAAATACCTTGTATTCTTTAAATCCTTCACCATTCTCATCTTCCCATCACCTCGTAAAcccctaacattccaagaacTGAAAATCATTTAGAACTATTATCACAcacttagtttttatttttaggcCTGCACCTAgaggtggcaaacgggcctaaacccgctGGGCCAGCCCGTGTAACCGCCAAAAAAGGCGAGCTGGGCTGGAAAATtaggaccgccaaatagcaaaagcccgcttaacccgcaccgcttaaatcGCGGGTTTTGGCGGGGCGGGCGGGCTTCNNNNNNNNNNNNNNNNNNNNNNNNNNNNNNNNNNNNNNNNNNNNNNNNNNNNNNNNNNNNNNNNNNNNNNNNNNNNNNNNNNNNNNNNNNNNNNNNNNNNNNNNNNNNNNNNNNNNCGCCAGCCCGCTATTAGACGGGACGGGCTGAGATTTTGGGACCGCCTCactaggcggggcggggcgggcttccccacTTGCCACCCCTACCTGCACCGTCTCATCTTTTCCTTCTGTTTATCCAGCCTTTTCTTTTGTGCAATTTTCTCATTCTGCGCCTGAAGAATGGCCATTATGTCTTCCTCCTCATCATACAACACTGCCCCTGATTCCATTGCCAGTGCCAAAGTCAGTTTGTTCTCCAATATCTGTTCCTCTAGTCCCCGAGTGTCCCCTCCCCTTCCGCCTTCTTGTAGTCCTCTTGCCCAGACCCAGTACATGGAACGTCTTCACCAGCTTGCCCAACATTCGAAGTACCTCTTCGTTGTTCCCGAATGATTGCCTGGTCCGGTACCTGTTGACCGTGGATCATGCCTGGCTCCCTGCACCGTACA is a genomic window of Arachis ipaensis cultivar K30076 chromosome B06, Araip1.1, whole genome shotgun sequence containing:
- the LOC107647736 gene encoding myb-like protein X isoform X1, coding for MEEKKRRPSLPANYVTLAQLQQSWLQQQKQQQQQPPPHEQQHEDKIGLEQLQGESHQRHATASRSFAGKENPNNRNQQKNRDDSEGIDRDRDGDVSLEGEGSMQWKEKVKSKTKQARVEERGTKFEENEEKEKEEVKQGSRPEYFYQQHRHGAAVRVFARKQSHFNRANHWKVRGDSGTNAEKQRNEADTGIRGADAKSKGNYEPKKNKEAKPKPNVYEGGIKTEEKKEKEKQDEDEEVKQEQRRGTASRSFVGKHDRNGRLNRGKIRADFGTNAEKQCHDVGIGDGESKMNATKPKSLIVKKKTEMGGENGKKQREEVSNAEEEKAKIMESQSNEESAGGGGGVPMEEVEQRFRGLEFRRMGDGLNYAQPSSYGGSIYGYINRKGYRSGHGNDYGYGNRDFERGKRGGEEGIKGSIPKETRKKKKKF
- the LOC107647736 gene encoding myb-like protein X isoform X2; the encoded protein is MEEKKRRPSLPANYVTLAQLQQSWLQQQKQQQQQPPPHEQQHEDKIGLEQLQGESHQRHATASRSFAGKENPNNRNQQKNRDDSEGIDRDRDGDVSLEGEGSMQWKEKVKSKTKQARVEERGTKFEENEEKEKEEVKQGSRPEYFYQQHRHGAAVRVFARKQSHFNRANHWKVRGDSGTNAEKQRNEADTGIRGADAKSKGNYEPKKNKEAKPKPNVYEGGIKTEEKKEKEKQDEDEEVKQEQRRGTASRSFVGKHDRNGRLNRGKIRADFGTNAEKQCHDVGIGDGESKMNATKPKSLIVKKKTEMGGENGKKQREEVSNAEEEKAKIMESQSNEESAGGGGGVPMEEVEQRFRGLEFRRMGDGLNYGYINRKGYRSGHGNDYGYGNRDFERGKRGEKMVWIRKVDNIGETEN